From a region of the Zingiber officinale cultivar Zhangliang chromosome 4B, Zo_v1.1, whole genome shotgun sequence genome:
- the LOC121975094 gene encoding uncharacterized protein LOC121975094 isoform X3 — MVEIANLTLRSTLITWKILQYKYDKKNDITYYYWSKNKRETHPVKSWSVKNSPSIFQVMDRWIGCFRICLNPSKSVSCIKITASLMISPSSRTLLVQGTGNSVIERLSDSRNISESIVSKLGSSTNVWVIEASTYNGSFALYKEFIPSLTSRGEPKQYDPSGFLASSAIVSILSRCLEQQVTTSSSNLIEQTRENPHATTLLSAPFPKTIILGFSKGGTVVNQLVTEYAELISSPQSFDRKQVHMYPISKEDLLLSISEFHYVDVGLNCAGAYLTDHSVIKEIAQCLLLNNASLRFVLHGTPRQWSDHHRPWINREKDTLLQMLKDETHRCEGKLQVEERFYFINMKPSLQMHFEIIQVMDIT, encoded by the exons ATGGTGGAGATTGCTAATTTAACGCTTCGTTCTACATTGATAACCTGGAAAATTCTGCAGTACAAGT ATGATAAAAAGAATGATATAACATATTATTATTGGAGCAAAAATAAGCGAGAGACTCATCCTGTAAAAAG TTGGAGTGTTAAAAATTCTCCCTCAATTTTCCAAGTGATGGATCGCTGGATTGGGTGCTTTAGAATTTGTCTTAATCCAAGCAAATCTGTTTCTTGCATCAAAATTACTGCTTCGCTTATGATCTCTCCATCTTCCAGAACTCTGCTG GTCCAAGGAACTGGAAATTCTGTGATTGAGAGGTTATCAGATTCAAGGAATATATCTGAGTCGATTGTATCAAAATTAGGGTCTTCAACTAATGTTTGGGTGATAGAGGCATCTACGTATAATGGATCTTTTGCCCTTTACAAGGAATTTATTCCATCATTGACTTCTCGAGGTGAACCAAAACAATATGATCCTAGTGGATTCCTTGCTTCATCTGCAATTGTTTCAATCTTATCCAGGTGTTTGGAACAg CAGGTGACCACATCCTCAAGCAACCTGATAGAACAGACAAGAGAAAATCCACATGCTACTACATTGTTGTCAGCTCCTTTTCCTAAAACAATCATTCTGGGTTTCAGCAAAGGTGGCACTGTAGTAAACCAGCTTGTAACTGAATATGCCGAGTTGATATCTTCACCCCAGTCATTTGATAGAAAGCAAGTCCACATGTATCCAATCTCCAAGGAGGATCTCTTGCTGAGCATCTCTGAGTTCCATTATGTTGATGTTGGATTAAATTGTGCTGGTGCCTATTTGACCGATCATTCTGTTATTAAGGAGATTGCTCAATGTTTGTTGCTTAATAATGCTAGTCTTCGGTTTGTTCTTCATGGGACTCCTCGACAATGGTCTGACCATCATCGTCCATGGATTAATAGAGAAAAAGATACCCTCCTGCAAATGCTCAAAGATGAAACTCATAGATGTGAAGGAAAATTGCAGGTTGAGGAGAGATTCTATTTTATCAATATGAAGCCCAGTTTGCAGATGCATTTTGAAATAATTCAAGTTATGGATATTACATAA
- the LOC121975094 gene encoding uncharacterized protein LOC121975094 isoform X4, whose amino-acid sequence MDRWIGCFRICLNPSKSVSCIKITASLMISPSSRTLLIPSINAIFFCGDKVQGTGNSVIERLSDSRNISESIVSKLGSSTNVWVIEASTYNGSFALYKEFIPSLTSRGEPKQYDPSGFLASSAIVSILSRCLEQQVTTSSSNLIEQTRENPHATTLLSAPFPKTIILGFSKGGTVVNQLVTEYAELISSPQSFDRKQVHMYPISKEDLLLSISEFHYVDVGLNCAGAYLTDHSVIKEIAQCLLLNNASLRFVLHGTPRQWSDHHRPWINREKDTLLQMLKDETHRCEGKLQVEERFYFINMKPSLQMHFEIIQVMDIT is encoded by the exons ATGGATCGCTGGATTGGGTGCTTTAGAATTTGTCTTAATCCAAGCAAATCTGTTTCTTGCATCAAAATTACTGCTTCGCTTATGATCTCTCCATCTTCCAGAACTCTGCTG ATTCCTTCCATTAATGCTATCTTCTTTTGTGGGGATAAGGTCCAAGGAACTGGAAATTCTGTGATTGAGAGGTTATCAGATTCAAGGAATATATCTGAGTCGATTGTATCAAAATTAGGGTCTTCAACTAATGTTTGGGTGATAGAGGCATCTACGTATAATGGATCTTTTGCCCTTTACAAGGAATTTATTCCATCATTGACTTCTCGAGGTGAACCAAAACAATATGATCCTAGTGGATTCCTTGCTTCATCTGCAATTGTTTCAATCTTATCCAGGTGTTTGGAACAg CAGGTGACCACATCCTCAAGCAACCTGATAGAACAGACAAGAGAAAATCCACATGCTACTACATTGTTGTCAGCTCCTTTTCCTAAAACAATCATTCTGGGTTTCAGCAAAGGTGGCACTGTAGTAAACCAGCTTGTAACTGAATATGCCGAGTTGATATCTTCACCCCAGTCATTTGATAGAAAGCAAGTCCACATGTATCCAATCTCCAAGGAGGATCTCTTGCTGAGCATCTCTGAGTTCCATTATGTTGATGTTGGATTAAATTGTGCTGGTGCCTATTTGACCGATCATTCTGTTATTAAGGAGATTGCTCAATGTTTGTTGCTTAATAATGCTAGTCTTCGGTTTGTTCTTCATGGGACTCCTCGACAATGGTCTGACCATCATCGTCCATGGATTAATAGAGAAAAAGATACCCTCCTGCAAATGCTCAAAGATGAAACTCATAGATGTGAAGGAAAATTGCAGGTTGAGGAGAGATTCTATTTTATCAATATGAAGCCCAGTTTGCAGATGCATTTTGAAATAATTCAAGTTATGGATATTACATAA
- the LOC121975094 gene encoding uncharacterized protein LOC121975094 isoform X2 has translation MVEIANLTLRSTLITWKILQYKYDKKNDITYYYWSKNKRETHPVKSWSVKNSPSIFQVMDRWIGCFRICLNPSKSVSCIKITASLMISPSSRTLLIPSINAIFFCGDKVQGTGNSVIERLSDSRNISESIVSKLGSSTNVWVIEASTYNGSFALYKEFIPSLTSRGEPKQYDPSGFLASSAIVSILSRCLEQVTTSSSNLIEQTRENPHATTLLSAPFPKTIILGFSKGGTVVNQLVTEYAELISSPQSFDRKQVHMYPISKEDLLLSISEFHYVDVGLNCAGAYLTDHSVIKEIAQCLLLNNASLRFVLHGTPRQWSDHHRPWINREKDTLLQMLKDETHRCEGKLQVEERFYFINMKPSLQMHFEIIQVMDIT, from the exons ATGGTGGAGATTGCTAATTTAACGCTTCGTTCTACATTGATAACCTGGAAAATTCTGCAGTACAAGT ATGATAAAAAGAATGATATAACATATTATTATTGGAGCAAAAATAAGCGAGAGACTCATCCTGTAAAAAG TTGGAGTGTTAAAAATTCTCCCTCAATTTTCCAAGTGATGGATCGCTGGATTGGGTGCTTTAGAATTTGTCTTAATCCAAGCAAATCTGTTTCTTGCATCAAAATTACTGCTTCGCTTATGATCTCTCCATCTTCCAGAACTCTGCTG ATTCCTTCCATTAATGCTATCTTCTTTTGTGGGGATAAGGTCCAAGGAACTGGAAATTCTGTGATTGAGAGGTTATCAGATTCAAGGAATATATCTGAGTCGATTGTATCAAAATTAGGGTCTTCAACTAATGTTTGGGTGATAGAGGCATCTACGTATAATGGATCTTTTGCCCTTTACAAGGAATTTATTCCATCATTGACTTCTCGAGGTGAACCAAAACAATATGATCCTAGTGGATTCCTTGCTTCATCTGCAATTGTTTCAATCTTATCCAGGTGTTTGGAACAg GTGACCACATCCTCAAGCAACCTGATAGAACAGACAAGAGAAAATCCACATGCTACTACATTGTTGTCAGCTCCTTTTCCTAAAACAATCATTCTGGGTTTCAGCAAAGGTGGCACTGTAGTAAACCAGCTTGTAACTGAATATGCCGAGTTGATATCTTCACCCCAGTCATTTGATAGAAAGCAAGTCCACATGTATCCAATCTCCAAGGAGGATCTCTTGCTGAGCATCTCTGAGTTCCATTATGTTGATGTTGGATTAAATTGTGCTGGTGCCTATTTGACCGATCATTCTGTTATTAAGGAGATTGCTCAATGTTTGTTGCTTAATAATGCTAGTCTTCGGTTTGTTCTTCATGGGACTCCTCGACAATGGTCTGACCATCATCGTCCATGGATTAATAGAGAAAAAGATACCCTCCTGCAAATGCTCAAAGATGAAACTCATAGATGTGAAGGAAAATTGCAGGTTGAGGAGAGATTCTATTTTATCAATATGAAGCCCAGTTTGCAGATGCATTTTGAAATAATTCAAGTTATGGATATTACATAA
- the LOC121975094 gene encoding uncharacterized protein LOC121975094 isoform X1 has translation MVEIANLTLRSTLITWKILQYKYDKKNDITYYYWSKNKRETHPVKSWSVKNSPSIFQVMDRWIGCFRICLNPSKSVSCIKITASLMISPSSRTLLIPSINAIFFCGDKVQGTGNSVIERLSDSRNISESIVSKLGSSTNVWVIEASTYNGSFALYKEFIPSLTSRGEPKQYDPSGFLASSAIVSILSRCLEQQVTTSSSNLIEQTRENPHATTLLSAPFPKTIILGFSKGGTVVNQLVTEYAELISSPQSFDRKQVHMYPISKEDLLLSISEFHYVDVGLNCAGAYLTDHSVIKEIAQCLLLNNASLRFVLHGTPRQWSDHHRPWINREKDTLLQMLKDETHRCEGKLQVEERFYFINMKPSLQMHFEIIQVMDIT, from the exons ATGGTGGAGATTGCTAATTTAACGCTTCGTTCTACATTGATAACCTGGAAAATTCTGCAGTACAAGT ATGATAAAAAGAATGATATAACATATTATTATTGGAGCAAAAATAAGCGAGAGACTCATCCTGTAAAAAG TTGGAGTGTTAAAAATTCTCCCTCAATTTTCCAAGTGATGGATCGCTGGATTGGGTGCTTTAGAATTTGTCTTAATCCAAGCAAATCTGTTTCTTGCATCAAAATTACTGCTTCGCTTATGATCTCTCCATCTTCCAGAACTCTGCTG ATTCCTTCCATTAATGCTATCTTCTTTTGTGGGGATAAGGTCCAAGGAACTGGAAATTCTGTGATTGAGAGGTTATCAGATTCAAGGAATATATCTGAGTCGATTGTATCAAAATTAGGGTCTTCAACTAATGTTTGGGTGATAGAGGCATCTACGTATAATGGATCTTTTGCCCTTTACAAGGAATTTATTCCATCATTGACTTCTCGAGGTGAACCAAAACAATATGATCCTAGTGGATTCCTTGCTTCATCTGCAATTGTTTCAATCTTATCCAGGTGTTTGGAACAg CAGGTGACCACATCCTCAAGCAACCTGATAGAACAGACAAGAGAAAATCCACATGCTACTACATTGTTGTCAGCTCCTTTTCCTAAAACAATCATTCTGGGTTTCAGCAAAGGTGGCACTGTAGTAAACCAGCTTGTAACTGAATATGCCGAGTTGATATCTTCACCCCAGTCATTTGATAGAAAGCAAGTCCACATGTATCCAATCTCCAAGGAGGATCTCTTGCTGAGCATCTCTGAGTTCCATTATGTTGATGTTGGATTAAATTGTGCTGGTGCCTATTTGACCGATCATTCTGTTATTAAGGAGATTGCTCAATGTTTGTTGCTTAATAATGCTAGTCTTCGGTTTGTTCTTCATGGGACTCCTCGACAATGGTCTGACCATCATCGTCCATGGATTAATAGAGAAAAAGATACCCTCCTGCAAATGCTCAAAGATGAAACTCATAGATGTGAAGGAAAATTGCAGGTTGAGGAGAGATTCTATTTTATCAATATGAAGCCCAGTTTGCAGATGCATTTTGAAATAATTCAAGTTATGGATATTACATAA